The Cryptococcus deuterogattii R265 chromosome 4, complete sequence genome segment GAGGCTTGGACTGTTTTTGGGCTGCAGCCTTTGAAGTTTTGTCAGGCTGGGTGATCTTGGCCTTTTTAGATGCTGAACCAGCATCGGAAGCTGGACGTTTCTTCTGGGCTGCCTTAGGGGCCATTTTCAATTGAGTTTAGGGCAAATTGACGGAAGTCAGTAAAGAAAATGTGAGGTTATTGTCGGCTTTTGGTCGAAAACCTGCTCAAACGGCCGTGGTTAAGAAATCTTGAATCCAGGCACCATTCTTCAATATTGCCATGTGAAGAGCACGTGGATTATGTACTTGCATTAAATGGTCCCCCACGTTCAGTTGCCGCCGGCAATCCCAGTGACGTCGACAAATTCTTTCTCACCATGTGTTGTTCTACGAAGGGGAGAGATAAGGCCAACAGAACGAAAACTAAAGGAAGATCGAgacgagaaaagaaggatacGAATAAGCTGGAGAATATCTCTAAACATGACTGGCATATAGATGGTATTAAGTACAGGCAATGGATGGCGTCATGGTCACTCTCGCAGAACGAGACGCAAATCTGCACGCATACTTATCTCCAGATAGTGTTAGCAACAAATAAGAAATGCTTGGATGTTCCTCTCCGCCAAGAACGGGAGTCATGGGAATTACAAAGGGCCTCATCGTCGGTTCATTCAGTTgccaatctcttctttagTCGGTCAGCTGGGCCCAAATATTGACAGGATCGAAAGAAGTCACTGGCCGTTTGATGCTGTCTCAAAGACCTCTTCCAATGGCATGTATCTGGCATTTCTCATACAGCATGCATTCTGTCAACCAAATCTGCCCGCAAGTATAGTATGCATATTATGGGATTACTATTCGACGGTCCAAGCCGCGGCCGGGAAACCCACGGATTAGCCGCCGAGCAAGTCCGAAAGACGGAATCAAGTCACGTGATGCGGTTATGACTCCGCGTTCGATGAGGTGTTTCGTGTGCGTGGATTCAATGACATCCTCCTTATTCGACAGTTTTTAAaacattctcttcctcctttgttTATTCCTTTCCCCACTCAACTTCCTGCCCCATGATCAGGTCAATTCCAAAACATATCCGCATACCGTCTCGGTCAACGGCTCAGCCCGCTAGGGCCATACTTTCCCTTTCTGCTGTCCAGCGACATACTCAAAAACGAAACTATGCTACAGAGGCCGTCGCTCCCAGCAAGAATGATGCCTTCGCCAACGGTGGAAATGCATACTATACTGAAGAGTGAGTGATGAACCCGTGAAATCCGTATTGGATTTGAAGATAAGTAGCTGACCGAACGTTAAATAAAGGATGTACCGCCTCTGGAAACAAGATCCCAAGTCTGTCCACGTATCCTGGCAAACTTACTTCTCTGGCCTTGACAAGGGTCTTCCCTCCTCTGAGGCCTTCAACCCCGCCCCTGGGTTTGTCTCTGGTGTCGTTCCCACCCCCGCAGGTGGAAGTCCTAAACTCTCTGTTAAGGGCAGTGGTGATGTCACCGATTACCTTAAAGTGAGTCCCGAAGATTTCTCGGCATATACACTGCTTACATTTTACAGGTTCAACTTTTGATCCGTGCCTACCAAGTTCGAGGTCATCACATTGCCAACCTCGATCCTCTCCACATCTCTGGTGCCGATCTTGACGGTCGTGTCCCCCCCGAGCTTACACTCGACTACTACGGTTGGACTGAAGCCGacctgaagaaggaatTCAGTCTTGGCGACGGTATTCTCCCTCGATTCAAGGGTCAGGTCAAGGACGACACTATGACTTTGGGCCAGATCATTGATGAGCTCAAGCAGATGTACTGTATGTTTGCTCTTTCGTGTATGACGGCCACAGCTAATACGTAATAGGTACCCACATTGGTTGCCAGTACGTTCACATCCCCGACCGGGGACAATGCGACTGGATCCGGGAGCGCGTCGAAATTCCTACCCAGTGGAACTATTCcgttgaggaaaagaggatgatccTTGATCGACTGATGTGGTCTGAGCTTTTTGAGAAGTTCATTGCCTCCAAATACCCCAACGAGAAGCGTTTCGGTCTTGAGGGTTGCGAGTCTTTGATCCCTGGTATGAAGGCGCTCATTGATCGTTCCGTCGATGCTGGCGTCAAATCTATAGTTCTTGGGATGCCCCACCGTGGTCGTCTTAACGTTCTTGGTAATGTCATCCGAAAGCCTATTGAGGCCATCTTAAACGAGTTCAAGGGTAACGAGGATGCCGGCGATactggtggtggtgatgtcAAGTACCACCTTGGTGCCAACTACATCCGTCCTACTCCTAGCGGCAAGAAGGTTTCCTTGTCTCTTGTTGCCAACCCTTCGCATTTGGAGGCCGAGGACCCCGTCGTCCTCGGTAAGACCAGGGCTATTCAGCACTTTGAAGGTGACGAGGGAGACGGATCCTCTGCCATGGGTGTCTTGCTCCACGGTGACGCCGCCTTCGCTGGTCAAGGTGTTGTCTACGAAACCATGGGTATGCAGAACCTCCCCAACTACGGCACTGGTGGTACCATCCACTTGATTGTCAACAACCAAATTGGTTTCACCACCGACCCCCGATTTGCCCGTTCTACCCCTTACCCATCTGATATTGCCAAGTCTATCGATGcccccatcttccacgtcaACAGTGACGACGTCGAGGCGGTCAACTATGTCTGTACTCTCGCTGCCGACTGGCGAGCTACCttcaagaaggatgtggTTATTGACATTGTCTGTTACCGACGATATGGGCACAACGAGACTGATCAACCCAGCTTCACTCAGCCGAAAATGTACAAGGCTATTCAAAAGCAACCTACTGTCTTGTCTATCTACACCGACAAGTTGATTAAAGAGGGTACTTTCactgagaaggagattgacgAGCACCGACAATGGGTCTGGGGCATGCTTGAGAAGGCTTACGACGGGTCCAAGGACTACAAACCTTCTCCCCAAGAGTGgctttcctcctcatgGGAAGGTTTCCCTTCCCCCAAGGAGCTCGCCGAGGAGGTTCTCCCTCAGCTCCCTACCGGTGCCAGCGAGGACACCCTCAAGTACGTTGGTCAGGTCATTTCTAGTTTCCCCGACGGCTTCCATCCCCACAAGAACCTTGCCCGAATTATTGGTAACCGAGGCAAGACTGTCTCTGAAGGCAAGAATATTGACTGGTCCACTGCCGAAGCTCTTGCTTTCGGTACTTTGTGCCTTGAGGGTACACACGTTCGAATTTCCGGTCAGGATGTTGAGCGTGGTACTTTCTCTCAGCGACACGCTGTGGTCCATGACCAAGAGACAGAACAGACTCACGTTGCTCTCAAGCATCTCAACGCCGACCAGGGTTCTTTCACTGTTACCAACTCTCATTTGTCTGAGTATGGTACCCTCGGTTTCGAGCTCGGTTACTCTCTTGTCTCTCCCAACAGTTTGACGATCTGGGAGGCTCAGTTTGGTGACTTTGCGTAAGTGCCTTATTTCTATCTTTTTACTTTCATGACCGTGCTGACGCGTtgacaacagcaacaatgCCCAATGTATCATTGATCAATTCATCGCTGCCGGTGAGCGAAAGTGGCTCCAGCGAACTGGTCTGGTTCTCTCCTTGCCTCATGGTTATGATGGTCAAGGTCCCGAGCACTCTTCTGGTCGTATCGAGCGATTCCTCCAGCTTTGTGATGATGAGCCCCGAGTGTACCCTTCACCCGAAAAGTTGGAGAGGCAGCACCAGGACTGCAACATGCAGATCGTCTATCCCACTACCCCTGCCAACTACTTCCACGTCCTCAGGCGACAAAATAAGCGAGACTTCCGAAAGCCCGTACGTTTTTATAAGTGAAGCCATCGATGGAGCAATTGCTAACCACACTCATAGTTgatcgtcttcttctccaaatccCTTCTCCGACATCCTCTTGCCCGATCTACTCTTGAGGAGATGTCTGGTGACTCCAAGTTCCAGCGATATCTTCCCGAACCTCATCCCGAATCCCTTGTCGAGCCCGAGAAGATCCGACGACACATTTTATGTACTGGCCAGGTCTACTTCCAGCTTCTCAAGGAGCGTGAAGAGCGAGGTATCAACGATGTTGCCATTTCTAGGATTGAGCAATTGTCTCCCTTGCCATATGACCTTTTGACTCCTCATCTTGACAAATACCCCAACGCCGACGTTGTCTGGGCCCAGGAAGAGGTACGTGATTTCAATCTCAACTCTTTGATAAGACAGTGTTAATTCCTCTTTGTTGCAGCCTCTTAACAACGGTGCCTGGACCTACGTTCAGCCCCGACTCATCACCGCTCTTAAGGAGACTGAACATCACAAGTCCAAGGTCCCCATCTACGCTGGTAGGAAGCCTAGCAGTTCTGTTGCCACCGGTTTCAAGTATGCCcacaagaaggaggttgagatGATCAACGAGATGGCTTTTGCTCCCTCTGAAGGACAGTGAAGCGCGTGAATTGAATGGTGGGGGAAGCGTCTGTTGTAGTAGATGGATataaagggaagagagagaggggggAGAGCATGTGGAAGACTGAAACGTTCTCTTTTGACATTATGTACTATTTGGCCTCTTATGCAATTGAATCATGGTTTTTGTCGCCCTGTAAGAAGAAGCCTGCTGTTTGTCTGTTTTTATCGATATACGAGTTTCCATAACCATGACGTATTGTTGACTAATAAGTTTTaaaacaagaaaagaaagaaaaaaggttTAAACAGTAAAAGTTTGAAAATCGCGCGAATTGTACTACTACTACCGGATCACGCACCCAACACACTCAAATTTCGATCCCGGATagaacgaagaaggaaaaaaaagtaatAATAGTAATAATGACAACCAATAAACGACCGAATATACCTTTtctaagaagaagaaagacagaagaagaagaagaagaagaagaagaagaagaagaagatgaagatgaggaagaagaagaacgaggTGAAAAAGCATCGTTCGATTTTCCTCTCAAGCACATGGCCACCCCCCCTGCCCCGGACCCCGAATTGTCCATCTAGAAAAATACAACGGTAGGGCAATACGGCCGCTCAAAGCCACGGACTACCGCGCCGCCtaatcttctctttctgttTATcgcttttttctcttcttcgataAATCTAATCATTAGGTTTTTCAGAGAGAAAaaccttttctccctccttcttcttcttcttctgaatGTGAATGTGAATGTGAATGTATTGGGTGTACGGATCAAtccaaaacaaaaacaaaaacaaaaccaACCCCAACCCACACCCAAATCGTTTTCGTTGCTTTTGTGTCGT includes the following:
- a CDS encoding oxoglutarate dehydrogenase (succinyl-transferring) E1 component yields the protein MIRSIPKHIRIPSRSTAQPARAILSLSAVQRHTQKRNYATEAVAPSKNDAFANGGNAYYTEEMYRLWKQDPKSVHVSWQTYFSGLDKGLPSSEAFNPAPGFVSGVVPTPAGGSPKLSVKGSGDVTDYLKVQLLIRAYQVRGHHIANLDPLHISGADLDGRVPPELTLDYYGWTEADLKKEFSLGDGILPRFKGQVKDDTMTLGQIIDELKQMYCTHIGCQYVHIPDRGQCDWIRERVEIPTQWNYSVEEKRMILDRLMWSELFEKFIASKYPNEKRFGLEGCESLIPGMKALIDRSVDAGVKSIVLGMPHRGRLNVLGNVIRKPIEAILNEFKGNEDAGDTGGGDVKYHLGANYIRPTPSGKKVSLSLVANPSHLEAEDPVVLGKTRAIQHFEGDEGDGSSAMGVLLHGDAAFAGQGVVYETMGMQNLPNYGTGGTIHLIVNNQIGFTTDPRFARSTPYPSDIAKSIDAPIFHVNSDDVEAVNYVCTLAADWRATFKKDVVIDIVCYRRYGHNETDQPSFTQPKMYKAIQKQPTVLSIYTDKLIKEGTFTEKEIDEHRQWVWGMLEKAYDGSKDYKPSPQEWLSSSWEGFPSPKELAEEVLPQLPTGASEDTLKYVGQVISSFPDGFHPHKNLARIIGNRGKTVSEGKNIDWSTAEALAFGTLCLEGTHVRISGQDVERGTFSQRHAVVHDQETEQTHVALKHLNADQGSFTVTNSHLSEYGTLGFELGYSLVSPNSLTIWEAQFGDFANNAQCIIDQFIAAGERKWLQRTGLVLSLPHGYDGQGPEHSSGRIERFLQLCDDEPRVYPSPEKLERQHQDCNMQIVYPTTPANYFHVLRRQNKRDFRKPLIVFFSKSLLRHPLARSTLEEMSGDSKFQRYLPEPHPESLVEPEKIRRHILCTGQVYFQLLKEREERGINDVAISRIEQLSPLPYDLLTPHLDKYPNADVVWAQEEPLNNGAWTYVQPRLITALKETEHHKSKVPIYAGRKPSSSVATGFKYAHKKEVEMINEMAFAPSEGQ